A single Arachidicoccus sp. BS20 DNA region contains:
- a CDS encoding glutaminase family protein yields the protein MTRNATCKKILSVCFAFAVIHLSAQQVAPSYPLITHDTYFSIWSSSNVLNESTTKHWTGTNQSLIGIVKVDNRFYRFLGKTPDIYRSIVHSETIKYTMSNADADWTSENYNDSKWQTGQEPFCDDAKNGKTVWQTKEVWFRQTFNYSKNNHNLFLQIQHDDDVEVYLNGQKIYEETGANTRPDYIDLSEKINNTIKAGKNILAVHCTNTGGLAYLNADIVEQISSAMDNQIRLASQKAVRLTATQTKYDFTAGGVDLQVKFISPLLLSDLNLVSRPVSYVTFNATSNDGKTHDVQVYFGASSDVAVNTSKQEVAASVANTSNLKLLKTGTTSQPVLQKKGDDLRIDWGYFYVGAPNDNTTQQFITSSETSGIAAFLNNKVQSTGSVKGNSLELNTVLNLGKISSSSKEKFIELGYDEQYMVQYFHHNLRPWWNKDGNSSIEQQLETAYNDYNPVVEKCNAFDKQMYQEAVAAGGEDYAKLCDLAYRQSVSAHALVQSPKGEILFLSKENFSNGSINTVDITYPSAPLYLIYNPDLLKGMLNGIYEYSESGKWQKPFPAHDLGTYPLANGQTYGEDMPVEEAGNVVIATAAIAKAEGNANYAKQHWKELSIWVDYLSKAGLDPTNQLCTDDFAGHLARNANLSVKAIVAIGAYGLMADMLGQKDTAEKYITMAKDFAQKWMQLADAGDHYALTFNDKNTWSQKYNLVWDKVLHLNIFPQSVYEKEVKYYLTKQNKYGLPLDSRKTYTKSDWIMWTATLANDKATFEKFVTPVYKYATETPTRVPLSDWHETTDGKQVGFQARSVVGGYFMKMLDEKLNK from the coding sequence ATGACACGAAATGCAACTTGTAAAAAAATTCTTTCTGTCTGCTTTGCGTTCGCAGTTATACATCTATCCGCGCAACAGGTTGCACCTTCCTATCCTCTGATAACGCACGACACGTATTTCAGTATTTGGTCGTCGAGTAATGTACTGAACGAATCTACCACAAAACACTGGACGGGAACAAATCAATCTTTGATTGGCATCGTAAAAGTTGATAACCGGTTCTATCGTTTTCTCGGCAAAACTCCCGACATTTACAGAAGCATTGTGCATTCCGAAACGATAAAATATACCATGTCAAATGCTGATGCAGACTGGACTTCAGAAAATTACAACGATTCAAAGTGGCAAACAGGCCAAGAACCTTTTTGCGACGACGCGAAAAACGGAAAAACTGTTTGGCAAACTAAAGAAGTATGGTTTCGCCAAACGTTTAATTATTCAAAAAACAACCACAATCTCTTTCTGCAAATTCAACACGATGATGACGTAGAAGTATATTTAAACGGTCAAAAAATTTATGAAGAAACAGGAGCGAACACAAGACCAGATTATATTGACCTTTCAGAAAAAATAAATAACACAATCAAAGCAGGCAAAAATATTTTAGCCGTGCATTGTACCAACACAGGAGGTTTAGCTTATTTGAATGCAGACATTGTTGAACAAATCTCCTCGGCAATGGACAATCAAATTCGGCTTGCTTCACAAAAAGCTGTCCGCTTAACGGCGACGCAAACGAAGTATGATTTTACCGCGGGAGGGGTTGATTTGCAAGTGAAATTCATTTCGCCATTGTTGCTGAGCGATTTGAATCTTGTATCACGCCCTGTTTCTTATGTAACTTTTAATGCAACATCCAACGACGGCAAAACGCACGATGTGCAGGTTTATTTCGGCGCCTCATCGGACGTTGCGGTTAATACATCAAAGCAGGAAGTCGCTGCATCTGTTGCCAATACAAGCAATTTAAAATTGCTGAAAACAGGCACAACATCACAGCCCGTACTGCAAAAGAAAGGCGATGATCTGAGAATCGACTGGGGGTATTTTTATGTAGGCGCACCCAATGATAATACAACGCAGCAATTCATCACATCTTCCGAAACAAGCGGTATTGCTGCATTTCTGAATAACAAAGTTCAATCAACCGGTTCTGTCAAAGGAAACAGCCTCGAACTGAATACCGTTTTAAATCTTGGGAAAATATCATCTTCATCCAAAGAAAAATTTATCGAGCTCGGTTATGATGAACAATACATGGTTCAGTATTTTCATCACAACCTGCGCCCCTGGTGGAACAAAGACGGCAACAGCTCCATTGAACAGCAATTGGAAACCGCTTATAACGATTATAATCCGGTGGTAGAAAAATGTAACGCTTTCGATAAGCAAATGTATCAGGAAGCCGTTGCTGCGGGCGGCGAAGATTACGCAAAGCTTTGCGATTTGGCATACAGGCAAAGCGTTTCCGCACATGCTTTGGTGCAAAGCCCCAAAGGAGAAATTTTATTTTTGTCCAAAGAAAATTTCAGCAACGGTTCTATCAACACGGTGGATATAACTTATCCTTCCGCGCCTTTATATTTAATCTACAATCCCGATTTACTCAAAGGAATGCTGAACGGAATTTATGAATACAGCGAAAGCGGTAAGTGGCAAAAGCCTTTCCCTGCGCACGATTTAGGCACTTATCCTTTGGCAAACGGACAAACCTACGGAGAAGATATGCCGGTGGAAGAAGCAGGAAATGTAGTCATTGCTACGGCTGCTATTGCAAAAGCCGAAGGTAATGCGAACTACGCAAAACAGCATTGGAAAGAGTTAAGCATTTGGGTGGATTATTTATCAAAAGCAGGACTTGACCCTACCAACCAATTATGCACGGATGACTTTGCAGGACATCTGGCACGCAACGCAAACCTTTCAGTGAAAGCCATCGTTGCCATTGGCGCCTATGGACTGATGGCAGATATGTTGGGACAAAAAGATACTGCCGAAAAATATATTACCATGGCAAAAGACTTTGCACAAAAATGGATGCAGCTTGCAGATGCAGGCGACCATTATGCGCTTACGTTTAATGATAAAAATACCTGGAGCCAAAAGTATAATCTGGTTTGGGACAAAGTGCTGCATCTGAATATTTTCCCGCAAAGTGTTTATGAAAAGGAAGTGAAATATTATCTCACGAAGCAGAACAAATACGGTCTTCCTTTAGACAGCAGAAAAACTTATACAAAATCCGACTGGATTATGTGGACGGCAACGCTGGCGAATGATAAAGCAACGTTTGAAAAATTTGTAACGCCTGTTTACAAGTACGCAACCGAAACGCCGACCCGTGTGCCTTTGAGCGACTGGCACGAAACAACAGACGGTAAGCAAGTGGGCTTTCAGGCAAGAAGCGTCGTGGGGGGATACTTTATGAAAATGCTCGACGAAAAATTGAATAAATAA